The Kluyvera intermedia genome window below encodes:
- the argT gene encoding lysine/arginine/ornithine ABC transporter substrate-binding protein ArgT yields the protein MKKTVLALSLLLGLSSASSVFAALPQSIRIGTDATYAPFSSKDAKGDFVGFDIDLGNEMCKRASIKCTWVGSDFDALIPSLKAKKIDAIISSLSITEKRQQEIAFSNKLYAADSRLIAAKGSPITPTLDGLKGKHIGVLQGSTQEAYANENWRSKGVDVVAYQNQDLIYSDLTAGRLDAALQDEVAASEGFLKQPAGKEFDFAGPSVKNKKYFGDGTGIGMRKDDTELKAAFDKALAELRADGTYDKMAKKYFNFNVYGD from the coding sequence TTCGCCGCACTGCCGCAAAGTATTCGTATCGGCACTGACGCGACGTATGCGCCGTTCTCCTCGAAAGATGCTAAAGGCGATTTTGTCGGCTTTGATATCGATCTGGGCAATGAGATGTGTAAACGTGCCAGCATCAAATGTACCTGGGTGGGTAGCGATTTTGACGCGCTGATCCCGTCGCTGAAAGCGAAGAAAATTGACGCCATTATCTCTTCGCTGTCGATAACCGAAAAACGCCAGCAGGAAATTGCCTTCTCCAACAAGCTCTACGCCGCGGATTCACGTCTAATTGCCGCCAAAGGCTCGCCAATTACGCCAACGCTGGATGGTCTTAAAGGCAAGCATATCGGGGTGTTACAAGGCTCAACGCAGGAAGCCTACGCCAACGAAAACTGGCGCAGCAAAGGCGTCGATGTGGTGGCCTATCAAAACCAGGATCTGATCTACTCCGACCTCACAGCAGGCCGTCTGGATGCTGCTTTACAAGATGAAGTCGCCGCCAGCGAAGGCTTCCTGAAACAGCCTGCCGGTAAAGAATTTGACTTTGCTGGACCGTCGGTGAAGAACAAAAAATACTTTGGCGATGGCACCGGGATAGGCATGCGTAAAGACGATACCGAGCTGAAAGCGGCGTTTGATAAAGCGCTGGCGGAACTGCGCGCCGATGGCACCTACGACAAGATGGCGAAGAAGTATTTCAACTTCAACGTCTACGGCGACTAA
- the hisJ gene encoding histidine ABC transporter substrate-binding protein HisJ — translation MKKLALSLSLVLALASASSAFAAVGQKVRIGTDPTYAPFESKNAQGELVGFDIDLAKELCKRIQAQCTFVENPLDALIPSLKAKKIDAIMSSLSITEKRQQEIAFTDKLYAADSRLVVKKGSPVTPDLATLKGKRVGVLQGTTQETYGNEHWAPKGIEIVSYQGQDNIYSDLTAGRIDAAFQDEVAASEGFLKQPIGKDYQFGGPSIKDEKLFGVGTGMGLRKDDTELLNALNKAFAEMRADGTYDKLAKKYFDFNVYGE, via the coding sequence ATGAAAAAACTGGCGTTATCTTTATCTCTGGTCTTAGCGCTTGCGTCTGCTTCAAGTGCATTTGCAGCAGTTGGGCAAAAAGTGCGTATCGGTACTGACCCTACGTATGCACCGTTCGAGTCTAAAAATGCACAGGGTGAATTGGTGGGTTTTGACATTGATCTGGCAAAAGAGCTGTGTAAGCGCATCCAGGCACAATGTACCTTCGTGGAAAACCCGCTGGACGCCCTGATCCCCTCGCTGAAAGCGAAGAAAATCGATGCCATTATGTCATCGCTGTCGATCACGGAAAAACGTCAACAGGAAATCGCCTTTACCGACAAACTTTATGCTGCCGACTCTCGTCTGGTAGTCAAAAAGGGTTCTCCGGTGACACCTGACCTCGCAACTCTTAAAGGCAAGCGTGTGGGTGTGCTGCAAGGCACCACTCAGGAAACCTACGGTAACGAACACTGGGCGCCAAAAGGTATTGAAATCGTCTCCTACCAGGGCCAGGACAATATCTACTCTGACCTGACTGCCGGTCGTATTGACGCGGCATTCCAGGACGAAGTGGCGGCGAGTGAAGGTTTCCTGAAACAGCCAATCGGTAAAGACTACCAGTTCGGTGGCCCGTCGATTAAAGACGAGAAACTGTTCGGTGTAGGCACCGGTATGGGGCTGCGTAAAGACGATACCGAATTGCTGAATGCGCTGAACAAGGCTTTTGCCGAGATGCGCGCGGATGGCACTTACGACAAGCTGGCGAAAAAGTACTTCGATTTTAACGTCTACGGCGAGTAA
- a CDS encoding histidine ABC transporter permease HisQ, protein MLYGFSQVIFQGAIVTLELALSSVVLSVLIGLVGAGAKLSRNRVLALIFEGYTTLIRGVPDLVLMLLIFYGLQMALNVVTDSLGLSQFDIDPMIAGIITLGFIYGAYFTETFRGAFMAVPKGHIEAATAFGFTGAQTFRRILFPAMMRYALPGIGNNWQVILKATALVSLLGLEDVVKATQLAGKSTWEPFYFAIVCGLIYLLFTTVSNGVLLLLERRYSVGVKRADL, encoded by the coding sequence ATGCTGTACGGGTTTTCACAGGTTATTTTTCAGGGCGCGATAGTGACGCTTGAGCTGGCACTTAGCTCAGTGGTGCTGTCCGTGCTTATTGGTCTGGTCGGCGCGGGGGCAAAGCTCTCCCGAAATCGCGTACTGGCGTTAATTTTTGAGGGCTATACCACGTTGATTCGTGGCGTTCCCGACTTAGTCCTTATGCTGCTGATTTTTTACGGTCTGCAGATGGCGTTGAACGTGGTGACCGACTCGCTCGGATTATCACAATTTGATATTGATCCGATGATAGCCGGGATTATTACCCTCGGTTTTATCTACGGCGCGTATTTTACGGAAACCTTCCGTGGTGCGTTTATGGCGGTACCCAAAGGCCATATTGAAGCCGCGACGGCTTTTGGCTTTACCGGAGCGCAAACCTTCCGTCGGATTTTATTTCCCGCGATGATGCGCTACGCGCTGCCGGGTATTGGCAACAATTGGCAGGTGATTCTAAAAGCCACCGCGCTCGTCTCTTTGTTAGGGTTGGAAGATGTGGTGAAAGCCACCCAACTTGCCGGAAAAAGCACCTGGGAGCCATTTTACTTCGCCATCGTCTGCGGTTTGATTTATCTGCTGTTTACCACCGTTTCCAATGGCGTGTTGCTGCTGCTCGAACGCCGCTACTCCGTGGGTGTAAAGAGGGCTGACCTGTGA